From Desulfovibrio desulfuricans, a single genomic window includes:
- a CDS encoding anaerobic ribonucleoside triphosphate reductase, whose amino-acid sequence MLASIIKRDGTEVPFDSVKILNAITKANQAVGGEDMSPTDLLFVTEKVCKKLESRSLKHVEEIQDVVEETLIQYDYAKSAKAYILYRAEHTKIRNAESYLMDIYKKLTYSPALQEDIKRENANIDGDTAMGTMLKYGSEGSKFFIDNYILPKDASAAHLNGDIHIHDKDFYMLTETCCQIDLIPLFKNGFSTGHGHLREPNSIESYSALACIAIQANQNEMHGGQSVPHFDFAMAEGVIKTYRKEYERAFAAFLRIAQNLEEQAAIDAARETIALLPEGPRLGTCDAFGEALVAAVPEARRELVTRAHAYAAGEALKYTERRTYQAMEALIHNLNTMNSRAGAQVPFSSINYGTDVSAEGRMVVKNLLRATKAGLGNGETSIFPVQIFKVKSGVNYNPEDPNYDLFKQAMDVSAMRLFPNFSFLDAPFNLQYYRPGDYNTEVAYMGCRTRVLGNVYDKDRQVTCGRGNLSFTSINLPRLGLDARGDISRFYALLDDKIDLVFRQLLHRLKIQSAKKVRNYPFLMGEGIWLDSDKLGWDDSIEEVLKHGTLTVGFIGLAETLKALVGQHHGESEDAQKLGIEIVTHLRKRCDDEAEKTGLNFSLIATPAESLSGRFVNLDKAKYGSIPGITDRDYYTNSFHVPVYCPIKAFKKIQIEAPYHALTNAGHITYVELDGDTCKNLEAFESIIRFMHDNGVGYGSINHPLDRDPVCGYVGVINGACPRCGRKEGEGVSAEMLKELRKKYPHTPKWD is encoded by the coding sequence ATGCTCGCCAGCATTATAAAGCGCGACGGCACGGAAGTGCCTTTTGATTCGGTCAAGATTCTCAATGCCATCACCAAGGCCAATCAGGCCGTTGGCGGTGAAGACATGTCCCCGACTGACCTGCTGTTTGTCACCGAAAAGGTGTGCAAAAAGCTGGAGTCGCGCAGCCTCAAGCATGTGGAAGAAATTCAGGATGTTGTTGAAGAAACCCTGATTCAGTACGACTACGCCAAAAGTGCCAAGGCTTACATCCTGTACCGGGCCGAGCATACGAAAATCCGTAATGCGGAATCGTATCTCATGGATATTTATAAAAAACTTACGTATTCCCCGGCCCTGCAGGAAGACATCAAACGCGAGAATGCCAATATCGATGGCGATACGGCCATGGGCACCATGCTCAAGTATGGTTCCGAGGGCTCAAAATTCTTCATCGACAACTACATTCTGCCCAAGGACGCCTCCGCCGCGCACCTTAACGGCGATATCCACATTCACGACAAAGATTTTTACATGCTCACGGAAACGTGCTGCCAGATTGACCTTATCCCCTTGTTTAAAAATGGTTTTTCCACGGGGCACGGGCATTTGCGCGAGCCCAATTCCATTGAGAGCTACTCGGCCCTTGCCTGCATTGCCATTCAGGCGAACCAGAATGAAATGCACGGCGGCCAGAGTGTGCCGCATTTTGACTTTGCCATGGCTGAAGGCGTTATCAAAACCTACCGCAAGGAATATGAGCGCGCTTTTGCCGCATTTTTGCGCATTGCCCAGAATCTGGAGGAGCAGGCAGCCATTGACGCCGCCAGAGAAACCATCGCCCTGTTGCCCGAAGGCCCGCGCCTTGGCACCTGCGATGCTTTTGGAGAGGCCCTTGTGGCGGCTGTCCCCGAGGCCCGGCGCGAACTTGTGACGCGCGCGCATGCCTATGCAGCCGGCGAAGCCCTCAAATACACCGAGCGCCGCACCTATCAGGCTATGGAAGCCCTGATCCATAATCTGAACACCATGAATTCCCGTGCAGGCGCACAGGTGCCTTTCAGCTCCATCAACTACGGCACGGATGTTTCTGCCGAGGGGCGCATGGTTGTTAAAAACCTGCTGCGCGCCACCAAGGCCGGGCTTGGCAATGGGGAGACCTCCATTTTCCCCGTGCAGATATTCAAGGTGAAGTCCGGGGTCAACTATAATCCTGAAGATCCCAACTACGACCTTTTCAAGCAGGCTATGGATGTTTCCGCCATGCGGCTCTTCCCCAATTTCAGCTTTCTTGATGCGCCGTTCAACCTCCAGTACTACCGCCCGGGCGACTATAATACGGAAGTGGCCTACATGGGCTGCCGCACACGCGTGCTTGGCAACGTGTACGACAAGGACAGGCAGGTTACGTGCGGTCGCGGCAATCTGAGCTTCACCTCCATCAATCTTCCCCGGCTCGGGCTGGATGCGCGTGGCGACATCAGCCGTTTCTACGCTCTGCTGGATGACAAGATTGATCTGGTGTTCCGCCAGTTGCTGCATCGGCTCAAGATCCAGAGCGCCAAAAAAGTGCGCAACTATCCCTTCCTCATGGGCGAGGGCATCTGGCTCGATTCCGACAAACTGGGTTGGGACGACAGTATTGAAGAAGTGCTCAAGCACGGCACCCTGACCGTGGGCTTTATCGGTCTTGCCGAAACGCTCAAGGCTCTTGTGGGCCAGCACCACGGCGAAAGCGAAGATGCCCAGAAGCTCGGCATCGAGATTGTTACGCACCTGCGCAAGCGGTGCGATGACGAAGCCGAAAAGACCGGACTCAATTTTTCACTCATCGCCACCCCGGCGGAAAGCCTGAGCGGGCGTTTTGTCAACCTCGATAAAGCCAAGTACGGCAGCATCCCCGGCATCACCGACAGGGATTACTACACCAACTCGTTCCACGTGCCGGTGTACTGCCCCATCAAGGCCTTTAAAAAGATACAGATCGAGGCCCCGTACCACGCGTTGACCAATGCGGGCCACATCACCTATGTGGAGCTGGATGGGGATACCTGCAAGAACCTTGAAGCCTTTGAGAGCATCATCCGGTTTATGCACGATAATGGCGTTGGTTACGGCTCCATCAACCATCCTCTGGATCGCGACCCTGTCTGCGGCTATGTGGGCGTGATCAACGGCGCCTGCCCCCGCTGCGGCCGCAAGGAAGGCGAAGGCGTAAGCGCCGAGATGCTTAAAGAACTGCGTAAAAAATACCCGCACACCCCCAAGTGGGACTAG
- the nrdG gene encoding anaerobic ribonucleoside-triphosphate reductase activating protein produces MPESGNAGVMRLSGIVEESIVDGPGLRYVLFTQGCPHHCKGCHNPQTHDFKGGFPFTAEAALAQIGENPLLSGVTLSGGEPFEQAQALCAVAEGVQAMRKNVMTYTGYTFEALLARNDYWTNRLLELTDVLVDGPYVESLRDLELQFRGSSNQRLLDRASRERIAAALCSR; encoded by the coding sequence ATGCCTGAATCCGGTAATGCCGGGGTCATGCGGCTGTCAGGCATTGTGGAGGAATCCATAGTGGACGGCCCGGGCCTGAGGTATGTCCTGTTCACGCAGGGTTGCCCGCATCACTGCAAAGGATGCCACAATCCGCAGACGCACGACTTTAAGGGCGGCTTTCCGTTTACGGCGGAGGCCGCCCTTGCCCAGATTGGGGAAAACCCTCTTCTGTCGGGAGTGACGCTGTCTGGCGGGGAGCCCTTTGAGCAGGCCCAGGCGCTCTGCGCCGTGGCCGAGGGCGTGCAGGCCATGCGCAAAAATGTGATGACCTACACGGGTTACACATTTGAAGCCCTGCTTGCCCGCAATGACTACTGGACAAACCGGCTGCTGGAACTGACGGATGTTCTTGTGGATGGCCCCTATGTGGAAAGCCTCCGCGATCTTGAGTTGCAGTTCAGGGGCAGTTCCAACCAGCGCCTTCTTGACCGCGCCAGCCGTGAGCGAATAGCGGCAGCATTGTGCAGCCGTTGA
- the nrdD gene encoding anaerobic ribonucleoside-triphosphate reductase, which translates to MLMKSRLFEETKPAQKLVGQDVGFERTRRITGYLVGTLDRFNNAKRSEERDRVKHA; encoded by the coding sequence ATGCTAATGAAATCGCGTCTGTTCGAGGAAACCAAGCCCGCGCAGAAACTTGTGGGTCAGGATGTGGGCTTTGAACGTACCCGCCGCATCACCGGTTACCTTGTGGGAACGCTTGACCGTTTCAACAACGCCAAGCGCTCGGAAGAGCGCGATCGTGTCAAGCATGCCTGA
- a CDS encoding ABC transporter substrate-binding protein, translated as MKLGKFLAALAGLALTFGVAGQALAADAGPIKIGVYLPLTGQNAFGGQLELEGVRLAHKEMPKVLDRPVELVVVDNKSDKVEAANAVKRLVERDKVVALIGTYGSSLAMAGAEVAEKAAVPGVGTSCTNPLVTQGKKYYFRACFIDPYQGAAAATYAYETLGFRKAAVLMDMTSDYAVGLSSFFTRDFKKLGGEIVATLKYSSGDQDFTAQLTELIAKKPDIVFMPAYFAEGAIIMKQARELGAKFRLMGADAMDNPDTLKLGGKAAEGFLHTTFPYDPAMPNMSPEAKRFTEAWKAAYPDKETNVNGALGYNTYFLILDAIKRANSSDPKAITKALAETKDLPTALGLLTINKTHDAEMPVGIIEYKDGKRVYVGEVTPK; from the coding sequence ATGAAACTGGGTAAATTTCTTGCCGCGCTGGCTGGTCTGGCGCTGACCTTCGGCGTTGCCGGCCAGGCGCTTGCCGCTGATGCCGGTCCCATCAAAATCGGCGTGTACCTTCCCCTGACCGGGCAGAATGCCTTTGGCGGCCAGCTCGAACTTGAGGGCGTGCGTCTCGCCCATAAGGAAATGCCCAAGGTTCTTGACCGCCCCGTTGAACTGGTGGTGGTTGACAACAAGTCTGACAAGGTCGAAGCCGCCAACGCCGTGAAGCGCCTTGTGGAACGCGACAAAGTCGTGGCCCTTATCGGCACCTACGGTTCCTCGCTGGCCATGGCTGGCGCTGAAGTGGCTGAAAAGGCCGCTGTTCCCGGCGTGGGCACCTCCTGCACCAACCCCCTTGTGACCCAGGGCAAGAAGTACTACTTCCGCGCCTGCTTCATCGATCCTTATCAGGGCGCTGCTGCCGCCACCTATGCCTATGAAACCCTCGGCTTCCGCAAGGCCGCCGTGCTCATGGACATGACCAGCGACTACGCCGTGGGCCTCTCCAGCTTCTTTACCCGCGATTTCAAGAAGCTCGGCGGCGAAATCGTGGCTACCCTCAAGTACAGCTCCGGCGATCAGGACTTCACCGCCCAGCTGACCGAACTCATCGCCAAAAAGCCTGACATCGTCTTCATGCCCGCCTACTTTGCCGAAGGCGCCATCATCATGAAGCAGGCCCGCGAACTGGGTGCCAAGTTCCGCCTCATGGGCGCGGACGCCATGGACAACCCCGACACCCTCAAGCTGGGCGGCAAGGCTGCGGAAGGCTTCCTGCACACCACCTTCCCCTACGACCCCGCCATGCCCAACATGAGCCCCGAAGCCAAGCGCTTCACCGAAGCGTGGAAGGCCGCCTATCCTGACAAGGAAACCAACGTTAACGGCGCTCTTGGCTACAACACCTATTTCCTGATTCTTGACGCCATCAAGCGCGCCAACTCTTCTGATCCCAAGGCCATTACCAAGGCTCTGGCAGAAACCAAGGATCTGCCCACCGCTCTGGGCCTGCTGACCATCAACAAGACCCATGACGCAGAAATGCCCGTGGGCATCATTGAATACAAAGATGGCAAGCGCGTTTACGTGGGCGAAGTTACACCCAAATAA
- a CDS encoding branched-chain amino acid ABC transporter permease has product MRLNRSTILSIMVMLLFGLVLSQAESFLGDYQIYIAKLIFINAILALSLNLIYGFTGLFSLGHAGFIAIGAYVSALCILSPEQKEMMWILEPIIWPFSDLFTPFWVSALAGGLVATIFAFIIAVPVLRLGDDYLGIATLGFAEIIRVMIVNATSITNGSLGIKGIPGHASLLSCYIWMLFTLIVLSRLIFSNFGNVMRCIRDNEIAARVMGINVFRYKVLSFCVGAFFAGVGGALLGSHLSTIDPKMFNFLLTFNVLMFVVAGGLGSLTGSLLGATVITILLEWLRAIEEPMDLGFIEIPGIPGMRMVVFSLVLLAIILYRREGIMGTRELTWKSMGAFFRRGKA; this is encoded by the coding sequence ATGCGCCTGAACAGAAGCACCATTCTGAGCATTATGGTCATGCTGCTGTTTGGCCTTGTGCTCTCCCAGGCAGAAAGCTTTCTCGGCGATTATCAGATTTATATCGCCAAACTCATTTTCATCAACGCCATTCTGGCGCTTTCGCTCAACCTGATCTACGGGTTTACCGGGCTCTTCTCTTTGGGGCATGCCGGGTTTATCGCCATTGGCGCGTATGTTTCGGCCTTGTGCATCCTGAGCCCCGAGCAGAAAGAAATGATGTGGATTCTTGAACCCATCATCTGGCCTTTCTCCGACCTGTTTACGCCTTTCTGGGTTTCTGCGCTGGCTGGCGGGCTGGTGGCCACCATCTTTGCCTTTATCATCGCCGTGCCAGTGCTGCGGCTTGGCGATGACTATCTTGGCATTGCCACCCTCGGCTTTGCGGAAATCATCCGCGTCATGATCGTTAACGCTACGTCCATCACCAATGGTTCGCTGGGCATCAAGGGCATTCCAGGGCACGCCAGCCTGCTTTCGTGCTATATCTGGATGCTCTTCACGCTCATAGTGCTTTCGCGGCTCATATTCAGCAATTTCGGAAACGTGATGCGCTGTATACGCGATAACGAAATCGCCGCCAGGGTCATGGGCATCAACGTGTTCCGCTACAAGGTGCTTTCGTTCTGCGTGGGCGCGTTTTTTGCCGGTGTGGGCGGGGCGCTGCTTGGCTCTCACCTCTCCACCATCGATCCCAAGATGTTCAACTTTTTGCTGACCTTCAACGTGCTTATGTTCGTTGTGGCTGGCGGTCTTGGCTCGCTGACGGGCAGCCTGCTCGGCGCCACGGTCATCACCATCCTGCTTGAATGGCTGCGCGCCATTGAAGAACCCATGGATCTGGGCTTTATTGAAATCCCCGGCATCCCCGGCATGCGTATGGTGGTGTTTTCGCTGGTGCTGCTGGCCATTATTCTTTATCGGCGCGAGGGCATCATGGGTACCCGTGAGCTGACCTGGAAATCAATGGGCGCGTTCTTCAGGAGGGGCAAGGCATGA
- a CDS encoding ABC transporter ATP-binding protein, which translates to MLEIRNLHVRYGGIQAVQGVSLNIPRGSIVTLIGANGAGKSSIIRSIAGLNKTISGDILLTRHEGDAPASLMGLKPEDMVRKGISLSPEGRRILPHLTVEENLHLGAYSRSDKAEIAHDIEWVYSLFPRLKERLWQKGGTLSGGEQQMLAVGRALMSRPDLLMLDEPSLGLAPLLVREIFDIVKRINEEGKTVLLVEQNAFAALSVAHYAYILEVGRVVLEGPGRELLENPKVKDAYLGG; encoded by the coding sequence ATGCTTGAAATTCGTAATCTCCATGTGCGCTACGGCGGCATTCAGGCCGTTCAGGGCGTAAGCCTGAATATCCCGCGCGGCAGTATTGTGACGCTTATCGGGGCCAACGGCGCGGGCAAGAGCAGTATCATCCGCTCCATTGCCGGCCTGAACAAAACCATCAGCGGCGACATCCTGCTGACCCGCCACGAGGGCGACGCCCCGGCTTCGCTCATGGGCCTCAAGCCCGAAGACATGGTGCGCAAGGGTATTTCTCTTTCGCCGGAAGGGCGGCGTATCCTGCCCCATCTGACGGTGGAGGAAAACCTGCACCTGGGCGCATATTCGCGCAGCGACAAGGCAGAGATAGCCCATGATATCGAGTGGGTTTACAGCCTGTTTCCCCGGCTTAAAGAACGTCTCTGGCAGAAGGGCGGCACGCTCTCCGGCGGCGAACAGCAGATGCTGGCCGTGGGCCGCGCGCTCATGAGCCGACCCGATCTGCTCATGCTTGACGAACCCTCTCTGGGGCTTGCTCCGCTGCTGGTGCGCGAGATTTTCGACATCGTCAAGCGCATCAACGAAGAGGGTAAAACCGTCCTGCTGGTGGAACAGAACGCCTTTGCGGCGCTTTCTGTGGCGCACTATGCCTACATTCTTGAAGTTGGCAGGGTGGTGCTTGAAGGCCCAGGCCGCGAGCTGCTTGAAAATCCCAAGGTCAAGGACGCCTACCTCGGCGGCTAG
- a CDS encoding branched-chain amino acid ABC transporter permease: protein MSLDMFLQHCFNALTLGSLYALIAIGYTMVYGILRLINFAHGDILMIGAYFVFFGTFAFGWPWGVAAVVAVLGASVLGILVERIAYRPLRDAPRISALISAIAVSFFIESLAVVVFTGQPRPVLQPEWLVSEWQLGGIRILPLTAFVPIMTIVLVAVLLYVVYRTKPGLAMRAISKDIETTRLLGVRVDNIIALTFGIGSALAAASGIMWALRYPQVHPYMGIMPGLKAFIAAVFGGIGSIQGAVIGGVALGFVEIMTVAFMPELSGYRDAFAFVLLVFVLLFKPTGLLGERMEEKI, encoded by the coding sequence ATGAGCCTTGATATGTTTTTGCAGCACTGCTTTAACGCCCTGACCCTTGGGTCGCTGTATGCGCTGATCGCCATCGGCTACACCATGGTTTACGGCATCCTGCGCCTGATCAACTTTGCCCACGGCGATATTTTGATGATCGGCGCGTACTTTGTATTTTTCGGCACGTTCGCATTTGGCTGGCCCTGGGGTGTAGCCGCTGTTGTCGCCGTTCTTGGCGCCAGCGTGCTCGGCATCCTTGTAGAAAGGATAGCCTACAGACCCTTGCGCGACGCCCCGCGTATTTCGGCGCTTATCAGCGCCATTGCCGTATCATTTTTTATTGAAAGCCTCGCCGTGGTGGTCTTTACAGGCCAGCCACGCCCCGTGTTGCAGCCCGAATGGCTGGTTTCTGAATGGCAGCTTGGCGGCATACGCATCCTGCCGCTTACGGCCTTTGTGCCGATCATGACCATCGTGCTTGTGGCCGTGCTTTTGTATGTGGTGTACCGCACAAAGCCCGGCCTCGCCATGCGCGCCATTTCAAAAGATATTGAAACCACGCGCCTTCTGGGTGTGCGGGTGGACAACATCATTGCCCTCACGTTTGGTATCGGCTCTGCACTGGCGGCGGCCTCGGGCATCATGTGGGCCTTGCGTTACCCGCAGGTGCACCCCTACATGGGCATCATGCCCGGCCTCAAGGCCTTTATTGCCGCAGTGTTCGGCGGCATCGGCTCCATTCAGGGCGCTGTTATCGGCGGTGTCGCCCTTGGCTTTGTTGAAATCATGACCGTGGCCTTTATGCCTGAGCTTTCGGGGTACCGCGACGCCTTCGCCTTTGTGCTGCTGGTGTTCGTGCTGCTGTTCAAGCCCACAGGGCTGCTGGGTGAGCGAATGGAGGAGAAAATCTAA
- a CDS encoding M16 family metallopeptidase, with translation MQRILLLLPLLLALLAGAASAAPGEQRTLTKLPNGLSVYIIKDSRFPLVATRLYVRTGSANEDAKQAGISHLLEHMVFKGTEHRPKGQVARDVEALGGYLNAATSFDKTWYMTDMPAAHWRMGMDVVKEMAFQAALDPKELESEKEVVISELERDQDSPMSRLFESLQVSTLQNTPYGRPIIGFKETVRAITADDLRAYVQRWYQPQNMMLLVAGDIDPQAVLQHAQELFGGMANTNDFVTPPQVDLLTAPGGQRVEVVRGPWNKVYLGMAFPAPALRDLRSVDLDVLSYLLGGDGTSLLSRKYEYEKQLVDSISVGNMSLERAGMLYITANMAPEKLEAFWQGLTTDLAKLKAADFKPEALKRARYNLEDSMDRSAETLNGLASWLGSVQFELGGDVAEQNLRFTQRNVSQPQVQQAIDLWLDPGRARVRVLAPENAKLPDLEAVLQKNWPGSAAAKTAQQASATAGQQEVIDLGQGRTVILIPDATVPYVAVDLMLPGGNALLKPDQQGLAELTASTLGDGSGKLDAQAMERYFADRAASLSAKAGLQTFTVSLTGPARFNADYFSMLGEVLGKPRFEAKEIKREAENMKAAIRQRADRPTSFLFSRVNPFIFPGGQPYGYDSLGTEANLSRFTPKDVRSFWDKQLVQPWVLAVAGDFDREAVLAFARTLPTPDKKDFSLPAPSWGDARNLDLHLPGRNQAHVLQMFKAVPYTSPDAPALMLLQSVLSGQSGLLFSQMRDEQGLGYTVTAFYRAMPQAGMMAFYIGTTPDKVAQAREGFAKIIADIKAKPLPAELLEAGANRLLGEYYRDKQSLGSRAGVAATDAVLGLPRDFSKSLIDKAAKLSPEDIQAVAQKYLDDKNLYNMILLP, from the coding sequence ATGCAACGCATACTTCTGTTATTGCCCCTGCTGCTGGCCTTGCTGGCTGGCGCGGCCTCTGCCGCACCGGGCGAACAGCGAACCCTGACCAAACTGCCCAACGGGCTTTCCGTGTATATCATCAAGGACAGCCGCTTCCCCCTGGTGGCAACGCGCCTTTACGTGCGCACCGGGTCGGCCAATGAGGACGCCAAGCAGGCGGGCATCAGCCATTTGCTGGAGCACATGGTCTTCAAAGGTACAGAACACCGGCCCAAAGGCCAGGTGGCACGCGATGTGGAAGCCCTTGGCGGCTACCTCAACGCAGCTACCAGCTTTGACAAAACATGGTACATGACGGACATGCCCGCCGCTCACTGGCGCATGGGCATGGACGTGGTGAAGGAAATGGCCTTTCAGGCCGCTCTGGATCCCAAGGAGCTGGAGTCGGAAAAAGAAGTGGTGATTTCCGAGCTTGAGCGCGATCAGGATTCGCCCATGAGCAGGCTGTTTGAAAGCCTGCAGGTGTCCACGCTCCAGAACACCCCCTACGGGCGGCCCATCATCGGCTTTAAGGAAACCGTGCGCGCCATCACCGCCGACGACCTGCGAGCCTATGTGCAGCGCTGGTATCAGCCGCAGAACATGATGTTGCTGGTGGCGGGCGATATTGACCCGCAGGCAGTGCTGCAACACGCGCAGGAACTTTTTGGCGGCATGGCCAACACCAACGATTTTGTTACGCCGCCGCAGGTTGATTTGCTCACGGCCCCCGGCGGTCAGCGCGTTGAAGTGGTGCGCGGCCCCTGGAACAAGGTCTATCTGGGCATGGCCTTTCCTGCGCCAGCCCTGCGCGACCTGCGCTCTGTAGATCTGGACGTGCTGAGCTACCTGCTTGGCGGTGACGGCACCTCTCTGTTGAGCCGCAAATACGAGTATGAAAAACAGCTTGTGGACAGCATCAGCGTGGGCAACATGAGCCTTGAGCGTGCGGGCATGCTGTATATTACCGCCAATATGGCTCCGGAAAAGCTGGAGGCCTTCTGGCAGGGGCTGACCACAGACCTTGCCAAACTCAAGGCCGCAGACTTCAAGCCCGAAGCCCTCAAGCGCGCCCGCTACAACCTTGAAGACAGCATGGACCGCTCGGCGGAAACGCTCAACGGCCTGGCCTCCTGGCTAGGCAGCGTCCAGTTTGAGCTGGGCGGCGATGTGGCGGAACAGAACCTGCGCTTCACCCAGCGCAATGTTTCGCAGCCGCAGGTACAGCAGGCCATTGACCTCTGGCTTGACCCCGGCAGGGCGCGGGTGCGTGTGCTTGCGCCTGAGAATGCCAAGCTGCCCGATCTGGAAGCCGTGCTGCAAAAGAACTGGCCCGGCAGCGCCGCTGCCAAAACAGCGCAGCAGGCTTCGGCTACTGCGGGTCAGCAGGAAGTGATCGATCTGGGGCAGGGACGTACCGTCATTCTTATCCCTGATGCCACAGTGCCCTATGTGGCGGTTGATCTCATGCTGCCCGGCGGCAACGCCCTGCTGAAGCCCGACCAGCAGGGGCTGGCAGAATTGACGGCCAGCACCCTTGGCGATGGCAGCGGCAAACTGGATGCCCAGGCCATGGAACGCTATTTCGCTGACCGCGCGGCTTCACTCTCCGCCAAGGCGGGCCTGCAAACCTTTACAGTGTCCCTGACTGGCCCGGCCCGGTTTAATGCCGATTATTTCTCCATGCTGGGCGAGGTGCTGGGCAAGCCCCGCTTTGAAGCCAAGGAAATCAAGCGTGAAGCGGAAAACATGAAGGCCGCCATCCGCCAGCGGGCAGACAGGCCCACCTCCTTCCTGTTCTCGCGGGTGAATCCCTTCATCTTCCCCGGCGGGCAGCCCTACGGCTACGACAGTCTGGGTACGGAAGCGAACCTCTCCAGGTTTACGCCCAAGGATGTGCGCTCGTTCTGGGACAAGCAACTCGTGCAGCCCTGGGTGCTGGCAGTGGCAGGCGATTTTGACCGCGAGGCCGTGCTGGCCTTTGCTCGTACTCTGCCCACGCCAGACAAAAAGGATTTCTCCTTGCCCGCCCCCTCATGGGGTGATGCCCGCAACCTTGATCTGCATCTGCCGGGGCGCAATCAGGCCCACGTGCTCCAGATGTTCAAGGCTGTGCCTTACACCAGCCCGGATGCCCCGGCGCTCATGCTTTTGCAGTCTGTGCTTTCCGGGCAGAGCGGCCTGCTGTTCAGCCAGATGCGTGACGAGCAGGGCCTCGGATACACGGTCACGGCCTTTTACCGCGCCATGCCTCAGGCTGGCATGATGGCTTTTTACATTGGCACCACACCTGACAAGGTGGCGCAGGCGCGTGAAGGCTTTGCCAAGATTATTGCCGATATCAAGGCAAAACCCCTGCCTGCGGAATTGCTTGAAGCCGGGGCCAACCGCCTGCTTGGCGAATACTACCGCGACAAGCAAAGCCTTGGTTCCCGCGCGGGCGTGGCCGCCACAGACGCCGTGCTGGGCCTGCCACGTGATTTCAGCAAGTCGCTCATCGACAAAGCAGCCAAGCTGTCCCCTGAGGATATTCAGGCTGTGGCGCAGAAGTATCTGGACGACAAAAACCTCTACAACATGATCCTGCTGCCGTAG
- a CDS encoding ABC transporter ATP-binding protein translates to MSGFNLPKAPNYEGALLLAKDVTMRFGGVTAVSDLSISLPKGAIAGIIGPNGAGKTTAFNVLSGFYTPQEGDVVFDGKSVKGLGPSEICRMGMARTFQNIRLSQQMTVLENIMVGCHVRRRCPWWMAPLGIPAFYKEEAAIVEKSKQLADRVNLSGNLNDQAGSLPYGAQRRLEIARALATEPKLLLLDEPAAGMNPQESLDLMHFIGHIRDEFDLTILLIEHDMKVVMGVCQYIWVMEYGALIAEGEPESIRNNPVVIRAYLGEDATLEKVI, encoded by the coding sequence ATGAGCGGTTTTAATCTGCCCAAGGCTCCCAATTACGAGGGCGCACTGCTGCTGGCCAAGGACGTAACCATGCGTTTTGGCGGCGTGACCGCCGTGAGCGATCTTTCCATCTCCCTGCCCAAAGGCGCCATTGCGGGCATTATCGGCCCCAACGGCGCTGGCAAAACTACAGCTTTCAACGTTCTGAGCGGTTTTTATACCCCGCAGGAAGGTGACGTGGTTTTTGACGGCAAGAGCGTGAAGGGCCTTGGCCCCTCGGAAATCTGCCGCATGGGCATGGCCCGCACTTTCCAGAATATCCGCCTGTCGCAGCAGATGACCGTGCTTGAAAACATCATGGTCGGCTGTCATGTGCGCCGCCGCTGCCCCTGGTGGATGGCCCCTCTGGGCATCCCCGCTTTTTATAAGGAAGAAGCGGCCATTGTGGAAAAAAGCAAGCAGCTTGCTGATCGGGTAAACCTGAGCGGCAACCTCAACGATCAGGCGGGCAGCCTGCCTTACGGCGCGCAGCGCAGGCTTGAGATTGCCCGCGCTCTGGCCACGGAGCCCAAACTGTTGCTGCTTGATGAACCCGCAGCGGGTATGAATCCGCAGGAAAGCCTGGATCTCATGCACTTTATCGGCCATATCCGTGACGAATTCGACCTCACCATTCTGCTGATTGAGCATGACATGAAGGTCGTCATGGGCGTGTGCCAGTACATCTGGGTCATGGAATACGGCGCCTTGATCGCCGAGGGCGAGCCGGAATCCATACGCAACAACCCCGTGGTTATCCGCGCCTATCTGGGTGAGGACGCCACGCTGGAAAAAGTCATTTAG